The sequence below is a genomic window from Chitinophagaceae bacterium.
GAGTGCAGCAACTTTTGAGAATGCAGATAGAAGGAGCGCAGGCACCTCCTGGTGTGTATGGCATCACACTGTTAGGCTATCCTGTTTATTTTTTAACCATCATCGGAGTCTGGAAAATCCTTGGTGTTGCAGCATTACTTATTCCTAAATTTCCGTTGCTGAAGGAATGGGCTTATGCGGGTTTTTTCTTTCTGCTGACAGGAGCATTATTTTCGCATATCGCGGTAGGACATTCCGCTAGTGAATTATTTCCTGCGTCACTGTTGCTGGTTTTAACAATGGCGTCATGGTACTTCAGAGCTGCTGATAAAATCCTGATAAAGATCGGGACAGTTAATTCATAAATAATGATTACACATGAATCCTAAAGTTGATTGGTACTTTAATAAAGCTCAGCGATGGCAAATGGAAATCGGGAAATTGAGAACGATTATCCTGGATTGCGACCTCATCGAGGAATTGAAGTGGGGCTGTCCTTGTTACTCGTTTGAGAAAAAAAATA
It includes:
- a CDS encoding DoxX family protein, coding for MTKRNKIIYWIATIWLAAGMIATGVQQLLRMQIEGAQAPPGVYGITLLGYPVYFLTIIGVWKILGVAALLIPKFPLLKEWAYAGFFFLLTGALFSHIAVGHSASELFPASLLLVLTMASWYFRAADKILIKIGTVNS